CTCAACACCAGCATTCAACAGGATATGAAGCAACCGAGCGATCCTAAATACCTGCTCATTTTTGGCAGTATAGCACTCCTCATTATACTCATAGCGGCCATCAACTTCATGAACCTTTCAACGGCACAGGCTTCCAAAAGGGCAAAGGAGGTGGGTATAAAAAAGGTCAGCGGTTCAACCAGAGGAATGCTTATTGAGCAGTTCATTGGAGAGTCGGTTTTGCTAACATTTGGTTCGCTCATACTAGCCATTTTTATAGTAGAACTTGCCTTTCCATACTTCAACAACCTTCTGGACACGGAACTTCGGTTGAACTACTTTGGCTACATCTACACCATTCCCGCACTAATAGCTCTTGCAATAGCCATTGGACTCCTTTCTGGAAGCTATCCAGCCTTCTACCTGTCATCGTTTAACCCATACGATGTGCTAAAAGGGAAAATTAGGGCAAGCATGCGCAATGGCCGACTACGAAGTGTTCTGGTGGTGCTACAGTTCACCATCTCCATTATTCTTATAGTTGGAACCATAGTTATTTTTAGGCAGATCCAGTTTATGCTCAATAAAAATCTAGGGTTCAACAAGGAGCAGCTGGTGGTAATTACCCGTGCAGAAACCATTGGGCCAAGAATCAAAACATTTAAGGAATCGATGAAAAGTATTCCCGGCGTAATTTCGGTCACCGCCTCAACGGCTGTTCCGGGTCACAACAACAATAACAACGGCTACATGATGGAGGGGCGAGCGCAGGAGACCTTTTTGATGCAAACCAACTGGGTGGACTACGACTTTTTGAAAACCTACGACATTAAGCTGGGTACGGGACGCTTCTTCAGCCAAGCTTTTCCCACCGACCAGAATGCCTGCGTGGTAAATCAAAGTGTGGTAAAACAATTTAACCTTGTCAATCCATTGGCAACGCGCTTCATCAACGCAAGAAGCATGGACGATAGTTCAGCCAACAGCTTTATGCCCATAATAGGGGTAGTCAAAGATTTCAACTTTGAATCACTGCGTTTTCAGATTACGCCTTACGTGATACGCTTCAAGAAGGAAGGGAATAACTGGGGTTACATTACGGTGCGAATTATGCCCAAAGATATTCCCAACACCATGGAGAGCATAGAGAAGGTGTGGGGCGATTTCACCTCCAATGAGCCCATGCAATACTTCTTTTTCGACGATGATTTTGCAAGGCTTTACAAAGAGGAGACACAAAACGCCCAGCTGGCCGTGCTTTTTGCTATACTTGCCATTTTCATTGCCTCACTGGGATTGCTGGGGTTAACCTCCTTCGCAGTGGAGCAAAGAACCAAGGAAATTGGAATTCGAAAAACCATGGGCGCTTCGGTGATGAGCATATTCTTTCTCATTTCGAAGGAGATTATTGCGCTGGTTACCATTGCAACGGCAATTGCCCTACCCATTACCTACTTCCTTGCCAAGGCATGGCTGCAAAACTACTACTACCGCATCACCCTCAGCCCGTTCGATTTCCTAGCAGGCTTCCTAGCGGCTCTGCTCGTCGCCATTGCAACCATAAGCTACCAGACTATTAAGGCGGCAAAAGCAAATCCTGTAGACTCGCTGATTTACGAATAGAAAACAATAAGCCCTTCATTTTCACTGCCTACACAACAGTAAAATGAAGGGCAAAATATACTGTGCTAAAGTTGAATCGAACTTCTGCGATGCATGAAATACTTAAGCACAACCTGATCAACAAAAAAAGTAAAAAAGGTAGCCAGCACTACCTCGCCAATTGGAACAAGGTTGTGTGTGAAGAAGGAGAGCCATTCGATGCTTTGTAGGGATTTATCCATATTGGCCCAAAAAAGAGTTCCTCCAAGTACAATAAGCACCCCAACCACCACCAATACCTTAAGGCCAAAATCGAGCAAGAGTTGACGCCAAGCAATTTGACGCTCAATGCGAGCAACAACACGATCGGCAAATGACGCTGGAATGTCAAACTCCGGTGCAGCAGATAGAGCTTGGTCTATAAGCTGGTCAAGATTGTCGGGTAACGATTTGCTGTTCATGGTTATAAAGATAGCTGTTTGTCGTTATTTAATATGCGTTCTTCCGCAATGTCAGGAAACTGTTTCACCAGTGCATCGCGTATCAACTTGCGGCCACGGTTAAGGTAACTCTTTATGGTTCCCTCCTGCATACTGGTAATATCTCCAATTTCCTGTATCGAAAACTCCTCCAAGTAGAACAGCGTTATAACTGTTCTGTAGTGAACTGGCAGCTGGTCAACCAACAGATGAACCGACCGCTTAAGATCGCTGCTCTGCAAAAGTTCGGAGGGCGTTTGAGGCGAAGGAAGTGAGATAGAAAAATCTTCCAAGTTTTCGTTAAGCTGTAACTTTTCTTTTCCCCTTCTGCGAATATGGTCGATACAGGTGTTGTAGGCAATGGAGCCTATCCATGTCGATAGCTTGGAGTCGCCCCTATAGCTATCGATATTTCGGAACACTCTAATAAACACCTCCTGGCACATATCCTCCGCATCCTCCTGTTGACGAACCATGCGCAGCACCATATGCCAAACCAGCCTCTGGTACTTACTCACCAGAAAACGAAAAGCGTTGGTATTACCACATTTTATCTGTGCTATGAGATCTGCGTCGGTCATCTACACTATTTGTCGGAACAAGCAATGAAAAGGTTGCAGAAAATCGGAAATGTAACTCGAATTAATTTTCGGTGAAAATTATGCAAAGAAACAGAATGGCAGGTGTTCCTCTGACAATTTTTTGTTCCATCGCCATGATTAAATAGTTTATTATCAACAAAAACGAAGCTATTCTGAAAAAAAACAGCATCTGCTGCAACCTTGCCAAAGTATTTAACGACAAATGAAACAGAACTAACACTAAAAAACAGAATTATGCAAGACGTATTCACAACGGCGGTAGTTTTCTTCGGAATATACTACATCCTAAGAATGTTCACCAACTTTCTCCTTAAGCGTAAGATTATTAAGTCGGGACACTTTGACAAAGCGGACATTCTAAACGAGATAACCGTTCAGCCGCAGGAAAACGAAAATCGCTATCCAACGCTGAAGTGG
The sequence above is a segment of the Williamwhitmania sp. genome. Coding sequences within it:
- a CDS encoding FtsX-like permease family protein, which codes for MFQNLLKHSFRALNRQKGYVLLNILGLSIGIACSLVIILFIVHEHSFDQFNQKKDRIYRLILNGKIGGQELNVAYTAAPIGPTMLRDFPEVEDFTRINAWGETILKNDTQSFTETAFIEADSSFFNIFSIPFLVGDPKEALASDHSLVLSQSTAKKIFGSSNPMDKMLKVGDDSVLYRVTGVMADIPEASHIRANVIGSFMSNPRSKDNQWLSNSFETDLLLKPNTDRQQVEAKIPAMLQKYVGPQIQQILGVSIEDFLAKGNKYNMYLQPLSDIHLNTSIQQDMKQPSDPKYLLIFGSIALLIILIAAINFMNLSTAQASKRAKEVGIKKVSGSTRGMLIEQFIGESVLLTFGSLILAIFIVELAFPYFNNLLDTELRLNYFGYIYTIPALIALAIAIGLLSGSYPAFYLSSFNPYDVLKGKIRASMRNGRLRSVLVVLQFTISIILIVGTIVIFRQIQFMLNKNLGFNKEQLVVITRAETIGPRIKTFKESMKSIPGVISVTASTAVPGHNNNNNGYMMEGRAQETFLMQTNWVDYDFLKTYDIKLGTGRFFSQAFPTDQNACVVNQSVVKQFNLVNPLATRFINARSMDDSSANSFMPIIGVVKDFNFESLRFQITPYVIRFKKEGNNWGYITVRIMPKDIPNTMESIEKVWGDFTSNEPMQYFFFDDDFARLYKEETQNAQLAVLFAILAIFIASLGLLGLTSFAVEQRTKEIGIRKTMGASVMSIFFLISKEIIALVTIATAIALPITYFLAKAWLQNYYYRITLSPFDFLAGFLAALLVAIATISYQTIKAAKANPVDSLIYE
- a CDS encoding sigma-70 family RNA polymerase sigma factor; translation: MTDADLIAQIKCGNTNAFRFLVSKYQRLVWHMVLRMVRQQEDAEDMCQEVFIRVFRNIDSYRGDSKLSTWIGSIAYNTCIDHIRRRGKEKLQLNENLEDFSISLPSPQTPSELLQSSDLKRSVHLLVDQLPVHYRTVITLFYLEEFSIQEIGDITSMQEGTIKSYLNRGRKLIRDALVKQFPDIAEERILNNDKQLSL